One genomic window of Psychrobacter cibarius includes the following:
- a CDS encoding TonB-dependent receptor, producing the protein MSLSRSSSRTYLRLSILSALGLLAVNTAMAVTPDVATINDSELPQVELDEIIVTATRTPTKTSNVIAQTRVVDKEDLKRFQGQTVLEVLRRQPGFSIKQDGGMGQSSNFYLRGYDSKRVLVLIDGIRYGSMSTGQPALALLPTDQIDRIEILYGASGSSIYGSDAMGGVIQIFTKGSDVDQTNFSVTAGVGSHDHYVYGATAQFANAQGAKLSLSASRNQTKGISALDNRTGNDKDEDGFESNNFALNASMPITQNISVGATGLFSKSTTEFDNFSFGPGPNAEIDQENGAVSAFSQYENDKLTVRLSAGQSLDKIDNKVGDAFETKQKQANLISTYELPVGQFQAGAEWLQQEVDLTDNTPSAGGKDSYKINDRDIKSGFAGYQVNEDAYDFQANVRFDDNSQFGHETTFGLGYAVKLAPSLRLGTSFATGYRAPTLNDLYIESAYYVPNEDLKVEKSKNVEVFIESNTTVQNTRLTAFNSNVDNLIDNRYDGSIDKYQALNIDEASLSGYSFTSDWQLSNILFGGQYTRTNAEEDSGANKGKQLVYRPENTGLVYIGYQAAEFDIRTEAEYVGKTYNVADNSTFIEDYTLFNISGNYYLSPNLTWTSRINNLTNVDYSTNESFGQYASRYNQDGTNFFTSLTYNWY; encoded by the coding sequence ATGTCTTTATCACGTTCATCTTCACGTACCTACCTTCGTTTGAGTATCTTGAGCGCACTAGGTTTACTTGCGGTTAACACAGCAATGGCAGTGACACCTGACGTTGCTACTATTAACGATAGCGAGCTACCACAAGTTGAGCTTGATGAAATCATCGTAACAGCAACCCGTACCCCTACTAAAACCAGCAATGTAATTGCGCAAACTCGGGTTGTAGATAAAGAAGATTTAAAACGCTTTCAAGGTCAGACGGTTTTAGAAGTACTTAGACGGCAGCCAGGATTTAGCATTAAACAAGATGGTGGTATGGGTCAAAGCAGTAATTTCTATCTTCGCGGCTATGATAGTAAGCGTGTATTAGTGCTAATAGACGGTATTCGTTATGGCTCAATGTCAACAGGTCAGCCCGCTTTAGCCTTATTACCGACCGATCAAATCGATCGTATTGAAATTTTATACGGTGCTTCAGGCTCTAGCATTTATGGTTCAGATGCTATGGGCGGCGTCATTCAAATATTTACTAAAGGCAGTGACGTCGACCAAACTAACTTTTCTGTGACCGCAGGTGTTGGCTCACATGACCACTATGTTTATGGTGCAACAGCGCAGTTTGCAAATGCTCAAGGCGCAAAACTTAGTCTTTCCGCTAGTCGGAATCAAACCAAAGGTATCAGCGCGCTTGACAACCGAACAGGCAATGATAAAGATGAGGATGGCTTTGAGAGCAATAACTTTGCCTTAAATGCTAGTATGCCTATTACTCAAAATATAAGCGTTGGCGCAACTGGACTTTTTTCTAAGTCAACGACAGAGTTTGATAACTTTAGTTTTGGACCAGGTCCCAATGCAGAGATTGATCAAGAGAATGGTGCCGTATCAGCATTTTCACAATACGAAAACGATAAGCTGACAGTACGACTATCAGCGGGTCAGAGCTTGGATAAGATTGATAACAAAGTGGGCGATGCCTTTGAAACCAAGCAGAAACAGGCGAATTTGATAAGCACTTATGAATTACCTGTAGGACAATTTCAAGCAGGTGCCGAATGGTTGCAGCAGGAAGTAGACCTTACAGATAACACTCCTAGTGCCGGTGGTAAAGACAGCTATAAAATAAATGACCGTGATATTAAGAGTGGCTTTGCTGGTTATCAAGTAAATGAGGATGCTTACGATTTTCAAGCCAATGTTCGTTTCGATGATAACTCACAATTTGGTCACGAAACTACATTTGGTCTTGGTTATGCTGTAAAGCTAGCGCCTAGCCTACGCCTAGGTACTAGCTTCGCTACTGGCTACAGAGCGCCTACTCTCAATGACTTATACATTGAGAGTGCTTACTATGTTCCAAATGAAGATTTAAAAGTCGAAAAGAGTAAAAATGTAGAAGTGTTTATTGAGTCTAATACCACCGTGCAAAATACACGTCTGACTGCCTTTAATAGTAATGTCGACAATCTTATTGATAACAGATACGATGGTAGTATTGATAAATATCAAGCACTGAACATTGATGAAGCAAGCTTGTCAGGTTATAGCTTTACCTCAGACTGGCAGCTCAGTAATATTTTATTTGGTGGTCAATACACTCGCACCAATGCTGAAGAGGACTCAGGAGCTAACAAAGGCAAACAATTAGTTTATCGCCCTGAAAATACTGGCTTGGTATATATAGGTTACCAAGCTGCAGAGTTCGATATTCGTACTGAAGCAGAATATGTGGGTAAAACCTATAATGTTGCAGATAATAGCACTTTTATAGAGGACTATACGTTATTCAATATCAGTGGTAATTATTACTTGAGTCCAAATCTGACATGGACAAGTCGTATTAACAACTTGACCAACGTAGATTACTCAACCAATGAGAGTTTTGGTCAATATGCTTCGCGTTACAATCAAGACGGCACCAACTTCTTCACATCTCTAACCTATAACTGGTACTAA
- a CDS encoding Smr/MutS family protein: MSNSLFSKEMQDQLKELKGQLSKGRDTNSPEDENQKPTEPVSLPTQKQVNKTVKQMASEHIDDDKVLFMQAMHGVNQLEDKNVRSPANASKAGKPDATTLSKRAAAQGSEASDLGAGLSDMQALLNPVAAEAYLSYKQPTLQNKIFDQLKKGKLRWYDAVDIHGCTIEEARVAMTQLLSQAKQKNETMVKIVHGKGSEAILKTCVNGWLRQLPEVLAFCSAPPKDGGNGAVLVLLKKSKADGE; encoded by the coding sequence ATGTCAAACTCTCTATTTTCAAAAGAAATGCAAGACCAGCTCAAAGAGCTAAAAGGCCAACTTAGCAAAGGTCGCGATACCAATTCGCCTGAAGATGAAAACCAAAAGCCTACTGAGCCTGTATCATTGCCCACGCAAAAGCAAGTAAACAAGACCGTCAAGCAAATGGCTAGCGAGCATATTGACGATGACAAAGTACTGTTTATGCAAGCAATGCATGGCGTCAATCAGCTTGAAGACAAAAACGTACGCTCACCTGCCAATGCTAGCAAAGCGGGCAAGCCTGATGCGACCACCTTGTCTAAACGTGCTGCTGCGCAAGGTAGTGAAGCGAGTGATTTGGGAGCTGGCTTGTCAGATATGCAAGCACTACTCAACCCTGTCGCTGCTGAGGCCTATTTATCTTACAAACAGCCGACTTTGCAGAATAAAATCTTTGATCAGCTTAAAAAAGGTAAGCTACGTTGGTATGACGCCGTAGATATTCATGGTTGTACCATCGAAGAAGCACGCGTGGCCATGACTCAACTCCTAAGCCAAGCGAAACAGAAAAACGAGACCATGGTAAAAATCGTCCATGGTAAAGGCAGTGAAGCCATTTTAAAAACCTGCGTCAATGGTTGGCTGCGTCAACTACCAGAAGTATTGGCATTTTGCTCTGCACCGCCAAAAGATGGTGGTAACGGTGCAGTATTGGTACTGCTCAAAAAATCTAAAGCTGATGGTGAATAG
- a CDS encoding sensor domain-containing phosphodiesterase: MTAFAPISIADKQQLLAELCEQLDDAIFILDANLRYLSVNASYEIIIGYSESFLLGRPLGVYAAEFLSDEERAVLADITDHLDCNGFYENDFSMLNRYGQILDCHMTYRKICVNHRTYYIGMVRDMSAVVKDQKQVAHLLNYDQLTGLPNRKVFLSQTSDLLLDSYQEVVIVRFNIDRYRNLASLLGPDGINTLVKNFVTRLKNLKLDNLHCFSHFGGDDFALLFESNDANMVRHQLDSLMQMCERPFSLDENTATDAKIYCHISVGVSYFPTNDDEVTGLLTKAEKALHYVKQQGGDDICWYDTAIDEATAGSLQLETELRAATTENQFVPYYQPKFELATGIIIGFEALVRWQHPTRGLLKPIHFINAIITHKLSFELFSHMAIQIAKQLSTWQQQGFCQHICINADAAEFSHPEFSEMVSSLLVQHHISAHQLHIEVTESSLIQRHANVKKQLTLLKELGICLALDDFGTGYASLSYLQEYPFDFIKIDKSFISNIDTDRTQHAIVKAILDLAMALDMQVVAEGIETEQQRDVLLKMGCQQGQGYWFGKPVPAEAATEMLIQQYAAK, from the coding sequence ATGACTGCTTTCGCCCCTATTTCAATCGCAGACAAGCAGCAACTGCTGGCCGAGTTATGTGAGCAGCTTGATGATGCTATATTCATCTTGGATGCCAATTTACGCTATCTATCGGTCAATGCCAGTTATGAGATTATCATTGGCTACAGTGAGTCATTTTTGCTTGGCAGACCACTTGGTGTTTATGCAGCAGAATTTTTATCAGATGAAGAAAGAGCTGTCTTAGCAGATATCACTGACCATCTAGACTGCAATGGTTTTTATGAAAACGACTTTTCGATGCTGAACCGTTATGGACAAATACTTGACTGTCACATGACTTATCGCAAAATCTGTGTCAATCATAGAACTTACTATATCGGTATGGTGCGTGATATGTCCGCGGTCGTCAAAGATCAAAAGCAAGTGGCTCATTTGCTCAATTATGATCAATTGACTGGGTTACCAAACCGTAAAGTTTTCTTGAGTCAGACCAGCGACCTATTGTTGGACAGTTATCAAGAAGTCGTAATTGTGCGCTTCAATATTGACCGTTATCGCAATCTAGCAAGCTTGCTTGGCCCTGACGGCATCAACACCTTGGTAAAGAACTTTGTCACACGCCTGAAGAACCTCAAGCTCGATAATTTACATTGTTTTTCTCATTTTGGCGGCGATGATTTTGCGTTATTATTTGAATCCAATGACGCTAATATGGTACGTCATCAGCTAGATAGCTTGATGCAAATGTGTGAACGCCCCTTCTCCTTAGATGAAAACACTGCGACAGATGCCAAGATTTATTGTCATATTTCCGTCGGGGTCAGTTACTTTCCCACTAACGACGACGAAGTGACAGGATTATTGACCAAGGCTGAAAAAGCCCTGCATTATGTCAAGCAGCAAGGCGGTGATGACATTTGCTGGTATGATACGGCCATTGACGAAGCCACTGCGGGTAGCTTGCAGTTAGAGACAGAACTTAGAGCCGCCACCACTGAAAATCAGTTTGTTCCTTATTATCAACCAAAGTTTGAGCTGGCTACGGGCATCATTATTGGTTTTGAAGCGCTGGTACGTTGGCAACACCCGACTCGCGGACTGCTAAAGCCGATACATTTTATCAATGCCATTATCACTCATAAACTGTCGTTTGAGTTGTTCTCGCACATGGCGATTCAAATTGCTAAGCAGTTATCGACTTGGCAACAGCAAGGGTTTTGTCAACATATCTGTATCAATGCAGATGCCGCCGAATTTAGCCACCCTGAGTTTTCTGAGATGGTGAGCAGTTTACTGGTGCAACACCATATTTCTGCGCATCAGCTACATATTGAAGTCACTGAATCATCGTTAATTCAGCGTCATGCAAATGTCAAAAAACAGCTTACTTTGCTCAAAGAGCTGGGAATTTGTCTGGCGTTGGATGACTTTGGCACCGGTTATGCCTCTTTGAGTTACTTACAAGAATATCCGTTTGATTTTATTAAAATTGATAAAAGCTTTATATCCAACATCGACACCGATCGTACCCAACATGCCATTGTAAAAGCTATTTTAGACTTGGCAATGGCACTTGATATGCAGGTAGTCGCCGAAGGCATCGAAACCGAACAACAGCGCGATGTGTTGCTAAAAATGGGCTGTCAACAGGGTCAAGGCTATTGGTTTGGCAAACCAGTGCCAGCAGAGGCTGCGACTGAGATGTTGATTCAGCAGTACGCCGCCAAATAA
- a CDS encoding 16S rRNA (uracil(1498)-N(3))-methyltransferase: MRRFFYDTSNDISDERSSLHPQLSTLAIGDSTELTESIVHHWCRVLRANIGDQGILFDGFGGEYQVQLQAISKKHATVTLLAHVDIDRSAAVFTKIGLVMSRGERMDYAIQKSTELGVTAIQLLSSHHGEVNLKPAQVEKKLVHWQQIAIAACEQCGLNRPPLIIAPVSINDWLQQSVTHSADAQMNLRPPTTSTIVTTLSQDPYYQILQQPADLRLQLSVPAAGQPAMPKSLPTVLTQQSPYIELLIGPEGGLSVDECQQAAKAGFEPWQIGPRILRTETAPVVALATLHALSYYG; encoded by the coding sequence GTGCGACGTTTTTTTTATGACACCAGCAATGACATCAGCGATGAAAGAAGCTCACTCCATCCTCAACTTAGCACCTTGGCTATTGGAGATAGTACCGAATTAACAGAGAGTATCGTCCATCATTGGTGCCGTGTATTGCGTGCCAATATTGGCGATCAAGGCATATTATTCGATGGCTTTGGCGGCGAGTATCAGGTGCAGCTACAAGCCATCAGCAAAAAACACGCCACTGTGACATTATTAGCACATGTAGATATTGACCGAAGTGCCGCTGTCTTCACTAAAATCGGTCTAGTGATGAGCCGCGGTGAACGCATGGACTATGCGATTCAAAAATCCACCGAGCTTGGTGTCACTGCCATTCAATTGCTAAGTAGCCATCATGGCGAGGTCAATCTAAAGCCTGCCCAAGTAGAAAAAAAACTGGTACATTGGCAGCAAATTGCCATTGCCGCCTGTGAACAATGCGGTCTTAACCGTCCACCGCTTATTATTGCGCCTGTGTCCATAAATGACTGGTTACAACAATCAGTGACTCACTCTGCCGATGCGCAAATGAACCTTCGCCCTCCTACTACCAGTACTATTGTCACAACCCTTAGCCAAGACCCTTATTATCAAATATTACAACAACCAGCAGATTTGCGTCTGCAACTGAGCGTACCAGCTGCAGGACAACCAGCAATGCCTAAGTCGCTACCAACAGTCTTAACGCAACAGTCTCCTTATATTGAGCTGCTAATAGGCCCTGAAGGTGGTCTGAGTGTTGATGAATGCCAGCAAGCAGCCAAAGCTGGTTTTGAACCTTGGCAAATTGGTCCAAGAATCTTACGCACCGAGACCGCACCCGTGGTGGCGTTGGCGACTCTGCATGCTTTGAGCTATTATGGGTAA
- a CDS encoding methylenetetrahydrofolate reductase, with protein MTKPAFSFEFFPAKTELGHEKLLSTYDELNKLSPAYFSVTYGAGGSTRNRTLDIVQALCARGDTDIAPHISCIGDDKAEIAELLDLYKGLGIKRLVALRGDLPSGQVGMGELPFALDLVKFIREYSGDHFHIEVAAYPEMHPQARSFAFDIDNLVNKYQAGANASITQFFYNADSYLYLRDTLEKRGIDTIAQPLIAGIMPITNSSNLVRFADSCGADIPRYVRKQLSDFGDDRKAIREFGFDVVYRLCERLIAEGVPAMHFYSMNKVEPNKRLIEALGLA; from the coding sequence GTGACTAAGCCTGCTTTCTCCTTTGAGTTTTTCCCTGCCAAAACCGAGCTAGGTCATGAAAAACTACTCAGTACTTATGATGAGTTGAATAAGCTATCACCTGCGTATTTTTCGGTGACTTACGGTGCTGGGGGTTCAACCCGAAATCGCACTTTAGATATCGTCCAAGCACTATGCGCACGCGGCGATACTGACATTGCGCCGCATATATCTTGTATCGGTGATGATAAGGCGGAAATCGCTGAATTGCTCGATCTGTATAAAGGTTTGGGCATCAAGCGCTTAGTCGCCCTGCGTGGTGATTTACCGTCAGGTCAAGTCGGTATGGGCGAGCTGCCGTTTGCGTTAGACTTGGTGAAGTTTATCCGTGAATATTCAGGCGATCATTTCCATATCGAGGTCGCAGCGTATCCTGAAATGCATCCACAAGCGCGTAGCTTTGCGTTTGATATTGACAACTTGGTCAATAAATACCAAGCAGGTGCCAATGCTTCAATCACCCAGTTTTTCTATAACGCTGATAGTTACTTATATTTGCGTGATACCTTAGAGAAGCGTGGTATTGACACGATTGCTCAGCCTTTAATCGCTGGTATCATGCCAATTACTAACTCAAGTAATTTGGTACGCTTTGCCGATAGCTGTGGCGCTGATATTCCGCGTTATGTACGTAAGCAGTTGTCTGACTTTGGCGATGACCGCAAAGCCATTCGTGAATTTGGTTTTGATGTCGTCTATCGTTTATGCGAGCGCTTAATTGCTGAGGGCGTACCTGCCATGCATTTTTATAGCATGAATAAGGTTGAGCCAAACAAGCGCTTGATTGAAGCACTCGGCTTAGCTTAA
- a CDS encoding DNA-3-methyladenine glycosylase 2 family protein: MSIQTIQNTQQLHEHIMALIVIEPRFLSIYEQVGMPSLRHNVGGFEQLMRAMVGQQLSVAAAASIWQRLLDAVLTNPQAIIKATDEDLRAQGLSKQKTRYIRSLVDHDIDFAALEIMPDEEAIEVLTAVIGIGRWTAEMYLLFSLKRADVLAVDDLAIKVAAMALLGLMERPTPKQLKNLTQDWSPHRSAASLLLWSYYGLLRNQTAVPL; encoded by the coding sequence ATGAGCATACAGACCATTCAGAACACGCAACAGCTACATGAACACATCATGGCTTTGATTGTTATCGAGCCAAGATTTTTGTCTATCTATGAACAAGTTGGCATGCCCAGTCTACGGCATAATGTCGGTGGGTTTGAGCAGTTGATGCGAGCAATGGTTGGTCAACAGCTGTCTGTGGCAGCAGCAGCCAGTATTTGGCAACGATTACTTGATGCCGTCTTAACGAATCCACAGGCGATTATCAAAGCAACAGATGAGGACTTAAGAGCGCAAGGGTTATCTAAACAAAAAACCCGTTATATTCGCTCATTAGTCGATCATGATATAGACTTTGCTGCGTTAGAAATCATGCCTGATGAAGAAGCAATAGAAGTGCTGACGGCCGTTATTGGTATTGGCCGCTGGACGGCTGAGATGTATTTATTATTCTCTCTGAAACGTGCAGACGTACTTGCGGTCGATGATCTAGCAATTAAAGTAGCGGCGATGGCGTTATTAGGCTTAATGGAACGTCCAACGCCGAAACAGTTAAAGAATCTAACACAAGATTGGTCACCACATCGCAGCGCTGCCAGTTTGTTGCTATGGTCATACTACGGCTTATTACGTAATCAAACCGCTGTCCCTTTATAA
- a CDS encoding mechanosensitive ion channel, producing the protein MAILFLLVMLLSALLPNNAFAAEASALGMGGSTSEESASTPIPDSFGRDTPRHTVQGFISALGENDYLLASNYLNLSKSDNPTTIVRQFKQALDAGGRFQPDLQINNTPEGNLTDQLPPSQENVGAINVGEKSVPLILERVVSKQGEQYWQFSTDTLSSVPEVIENTEPTLVSRYTFDSLEGKKLFGYQVADLAAALMMTVGSFVFTYIMVWLLYHLLRIVYPRVRGVPLPLPDKVVLPLAVVIMALILSEVMVYAGVSVTLREPINRFTEIASWLALTWLLLRVIDAIFTRAVNLSYKKNYTERVSILGLLRKVVKALLLIFAVIVIFGNLGFDLTTGIAALGVGGLALALGAQKTIENLVGSVVVVADSPVRIGDYCKFGTYEGTVIDIGIRSSRVRTLTRTVVTVPNGDFSSMQIENFTSRDMFRFFHQLYIKRTADIDVVFKMVKDLDEFIDEHYLTNQEWNQVNILELRQDCYIIQLQAYVNANGVTEFYDKQNVLFVDLLNQVAKYDVEHALPTQQLIVNQTELEHHIENEIEDKNKEDNVAETTKDMSNDDHADDDASDNKDNSNDDKHAVDLSKGKDNVKTDEKGSQKKTKSVESKKDNALKALRNKSHMIKKIKFKYAKRKSGFSIWNQP; encoded by the coding sequence ATGGCAATTTTGTTTTTGCTTGTGATGCTGTTGAGTGCGTTGTTGCCCAATAATGCATTTGCTGCTGAAGCCAGCGCATTGGGGATGGGTGGCAGCACCAGTGAGGAGTCGGCGAGTACGCCGATACCAGATTCATTCGGACGCGATACTCCGCGCCATACCGTGCAGGGCTTCATCAGTGCATTAGGTGAAAATGACTATCTGCTGGCGAGTAATTATTTAAACTTATCAAAGTCTGACAATCCAACCACAATCGTTCGTCAATTTAAGCAAGCGCTGGATGCAGGTGGGCGTTTTCAGCCTGATTTGCAGATTAATAATACGCCGGAGGGCAACCTAACTGATCAGCTACCGCCAAGCCAAGAAAACGTCGGTGCGATTAATGTGGGTGAAAAAAGTGTTCCACTGATACTTGAAAGAGTGGTGTCTAAGCAAGGAGAGCAGTACTGGCAGTTTTCTACGGATACGCTCAGCTCAGTACCAGAAGTCATAGAAAATACCGAACCAACGTTAGTGTCTCGCTATACTTTTGATTCATTAGAAGGCAAAAAGCTGTTTGGTTATCAAGTGGCGGATTTAGCCGCAGCGTTAATGATGACTGTCGGCAGCTTTGTGTTTACTTATATCATGGTATGGCTGCTGTACCATCTATTACGAATTGTCTATCCTCGTGTACGCGGCGTACCATTGCCATTACCTGATAAGGTCGTATTGCCACTGGCAGTGGTCATTATGGCGCTGATACTGTCAGAAGTGATGGTGTATGCAGGCGTGTCGGTGACGCTACGTGAACCGATCAATCGTTTTACCGAGATTGCATCTTGGCTTGCATTGACTTGGTTGCTGTTACGAGTCATCGATGCCATATTCACTCGTGCGGTAAACTTAAGTTATAAGAAAAATTATACTGAACGTGTCTCTATCTTGGGGCTGCTACGCAAAGTGGTCAAAGCGTTGCTGCTTATCTTTGCCGTGATTGTTATCTTCGGTAATTTGGGTTTCGATTTGACCACGGGTATTGCCGCCTTGGGTGTGGGTGGTTTGGCATTAGCACTGGGTGCGCAAAAAACCATTGAAAACCTTGTTGGTAGTGTCGTGGTCGTGGCGGATTCGCCCGTACGTATTGGTGATTATTGTAAGTTTGGCACTTATGAAGGCACAGTCATTGATATTGGTATTCGCTCATCACGTGTGCGCACCTTGACGCGCACTGTTGTGACTGTACCAAACGGTGACTTTTCATCAATGCAGATTGAAAACTTTACATCCCGCGATATGTTTCGCTTCTTCCATCAGTTATATATTAAACGCACTGCTGATATTGATGTGGTCTTTAAGATGGTCAAGGACTTGGATGAGTTTATAGATGAGCATTATTTGACCAACCAAGAATGGAATCAGGTCAATATTTTAGAGCTACGTCAAGACTGCTATATCATTCAATTACAGGCGTATGTTAATGCTAATGGTGTGACTGAGTTCTATGACAAACAGAACGTTTTATTTGTTGATTTATTGAACCAAGTGGCGAAATATGATGTCGAGCATGCTTTGCCAACGCAGCAGCTTATTGTCAATCAAACTGAGCTTGAGCATCACATAGAAAACGAAATTGAAGATAAGAATAAGGAAGACAACGTCGCGGAAACGACAAAAGATATGTCAAATGATGACCATGCTGATGATGATGCTAGCGACAATAAGGATAACAGCAACGATGATAAGCATGCCGTGGACTTGAGTAAAGGTAAAGATAACGTCAAGACAGATGAAAAAGGCAGTCAGAAAAAGACTAAATCCGTAGAGAGCAAAAAAGACAATGCGTTAAAGGCATTGAGAAATAAAAGCCATATGATAAAGAAAATCAAGTTCAAGTACGCAAAAAGAAAATCTGGCTTTTCTATATGGAACCAGCCATAA
- the ahcY gene encoding adenosylhomocysteinase produces MDAVSNTPSAHTIDPSFTDYKVADISLADYGRREITLAEAEMPALMGLRRRYESDQPLKGAKIAGCIHMTIQTAVLIETLVALGAEVRWTSCNIFSTQDHAAAAIAAAGISVYAWKGETEEEYEWCLRQQIHVGGEASGQLWDANLILDDGGDLTALIHNDYAELLDSIHGISEETTTGVHRLVEMLNKGTLKVPAINVNDAVTKSKNDNKYGCRHSLNDAIKRATDMFLAGRRALVIGYGDVGKGSTQSLRQEGMIVRVSEVDPICAMQACMDGFEVLSPYINGDNTGGAENINTRLLEDTDMIVTTTGNYHVCDRHMLAALKPGAVVCNIGHFDTEIDTQFMRDNWRWVEIKPQVHQIFRSDDENDYLILLAEGRLVNLGNATGHPSRVMDGSFANQVLAQMYLFDEKFADLPADARTDNLYVKVLPKKLDEEVAAAMVAGFNGTLTKLTEKQAEYLGVPVEGPFKPDAYKY; encoded by the coding sequence ATGGACGCAGTGTCTAACACCCCATCTGCCCATACGATCGACCCCTCTTTCACTGACTATAAAGTCGCTGACATTAGCCTTGCTGACTACGGCCGCCGTGAAATCACTCTTGCTGAAGCTGAAATGCCTGCCCTAATGGGTTTGCGTCGTCGCTACGAATCCGATCAGCCGCTTAAAGGCGCGAAAATCGCTGGCTGTATCCATATGACCATCCAGACTGCCGTTCTTATCGAGACACTCGTCGCGCTAGGTGCTGAAGTACGTTGGACCTCATGTAATATCTTCTCAACTCAAGACCATGCTGCTGCTGCGATTGCTGCTGCAGGTATCTCTGTTTATGCTTGGAAAGGCGAAACAGAAGAAGAGTACGAATGGTGCTTACGTCAGCAAATCCACGTTGGCGGCGAAGCCTCAGGTCAGCTTTGGGATGCTAACCTAATTTTGGATGATGGCGGTGATTTGACCGCATTGATTCATAATGATTATGCCGAACTTCTTGATAGCATTCATGGTATCTCTGAAGAGACGACTACAGGCGTCCATCGCTTAGTTGAAATGCTAAATAAAGGCACATTAAAAGTACCTGCTATCAACGTCAACGATGCAGTTACCAAATCTAAAAACGACAACAAATACGGCTGCCGTCATAGCTTAAATGATGCTATCAAACGTGCAACTGACATGTTCCTTGCTGGTCGTCGCGCCTTAGTTATCGGTTATGGTGATGTTGGTAAAGGTTCTACGCAGAGCTTACGTCAAGAAGGTATGATTGTACGTGTCTCAGAAGTTGATCCTATCTGTGCGATGCAGGCATGTATGGACGGCTTTGAAGTATTATCACCTTACATCAATGGTGATAACACTGGCGGCGCAGAAAACATCAACACCCGTCTGCTTGAAGACACTGACATGATTGTCACGACTACTGGTAACTACCATGTTTGTGACAGACATATGCTAGCAGCCCTGAAACCTGGTGCTGTTGTATGTAACATCGGTCACTTTGATACCGAAATCGACACTCAGTTTATGCGTGATAACTGGCGCTGGGTTGAGATTAAGCCACAAGTCCATCAAATCTTCCGCTCAGATGATGAAAATGATTACTTAATTTTGCTTGCTGAAGGTCGTTTGGTAAACTTGGGTAATGCGACTGGTCACCCATCACGCGTGATGGACGGATCATTTGCTAACCAAGTATTGGCACAAATGTATTTGTTTGACGAGAAATTCGCAGACTTGCCAGCAGACGCACGTACTGACAATTTATACGTCAAAGTACTGCCTAAGAAGCTCGATGAAGAAGTCGCTGCGGCGATGGTTGCTGGTTTTAACGGTACTCTAACGAAGCTAACTGAAAAACAAGCAGAGTATTTGGGTGTGCCTGTCGAAGGTCCATTTAAGCCTGACGCTTATAAATACTAA